AGAACAATCTATGGCTGTTCATATTCATCCTCATGCTCAAGAGAGGATGAAAGAACGAGGAGCTACTGAAAATGAAGTAAAGTTCACAGTGGAGCATGGAGAAAGATTTCCAGCTAAGTATAATCGTACAGGATTTCGCCATAACTTTACTTTTAACAATATTTGGTGTGGAAGATATTATAAAAACAAACAGTTAGAAGCTTACGCTGTTCAAGAAGAGACTGACTGGAGAGTCATAACTATAATCACTCGTTATTTTTAAAATTAGAAAGGAGTAAATATCATGAGATTCACTTATGATCCTCGCTATAATGTTGCTTACATTCGCTTTCACAAAAGAGATACTGAAGTGGAAACAATACGAGTAAGTGATGAATTAAATGTAGATATAGCACCAGATGGAACTATTTATGGGCTTGAACTCTTAAATGCAAACGAGCAATTGAATCGTGAGGATAGAGGTAAACTTTTGGTCATTAACGAAGCAACTGGGGAAGAAAAGGAACTCCTTTTAGCTGTTAGCAGGTAGAATTGGAGAATTGTGTCCAGACCTTGATTATGGAATAGACAATAATTCGGCAAGGGAAGATGGGGATTAATACTCAATTTTGCATATTAGTCCCTGACAAAATATAATGATATACATTAACTTTTTTCTGTTTGATAAAGTAAAAACTTTATGATATTATTCATAATAGCCGTTCAGATAATAACTGGTTAGACTAAAAGAGATTAAACCACGAAGGGCAGGGAGAACACAAAGTGAAATTTGATGAAATATCTAATGAAGTTAGCAAATATTAAAGTTGGCTTGTTGATAAATTTCAAGGTAGAAAGGTTGAAAGAAAGCATAAAAAGATTTGTCTTGTCCAATCTTCGTGACCTTCGTGCTCTTCGTGGTAAAAAAACAGTCTAACCACATATTAAAGGCAATTTGTCAAGAGAAAAATTTATCCCTATAACGAATTTTTTAAATTTTTAAAAAGATTCGTTTCTCTTGCACAAATAACGGACTATGGTACTGCAATCCATGCATGAGACTG
This sequence is a window from bacterium. Protein-coding genes within it:
- a CDS encoding DUF4258 domain-containing protein, whose product is MAVHIHPHAQERMKERGATENEVKFTVEHGERFPAKYNRTGFRHNFTFNNIWCGRYYKNKQLEAYAVQEETDWRVITIITRYF
- a CDS encoding GxxExxY protein yields the protein MKYLMKLANIKVGLLINFKVERLKESIKRFVLSNLRDLRALRGKKTV
- a CDS encoding DUF2283 domain-containing protein, which codes for MRFTYDPRYNVAYIRFHKRDTEVETIRVSDELNVDIAPDGTIYGLELLNANEQLNREDRGKLLVINEATGEEKELLLAVSR